From a single Microbacterium terrisoli genomic region:
- a CDS encoding class I SAM-dependent methyltransferase, with protein MVETATGRALASKSAQFDLSRRRLQITDKRGQWLAMTKWDRLGPVLGGSSDDVASRLVASGARLADDMKAWGYPLYLVGGMLLGMVRGGKLLPHDDDIDFAFLSDATDPAELGRISYEMERRLSAAGYTVVRHSLAHLELVFFDAQGQVDHYIDIFTGFFHKGLYCQPFALRGSEVTREDLVPTKDIVIGGVPLPAPANPEAWLAYAYGESWRIPDPTFKFVVDPGTKHRFDSWFGVFNRGRFFWEKHWQGEERSLGSTAGARAVARMKKKLPAGSHVLDLGCGDGRWGQELAAAGHTVVGVDFSFEALRVATSNDEHGVRYERVNANDRAALLALGTDLLASGARWHVLISDVLHGLTFANRMNVYLLLKLLLTPGMRAVVSFDSHRSSRYERADPRTWDYGLDKFDEELAESGLAAQRVRTRLRKSEVGWRRYVTAEIVAVPSRSIGQAWTTERPENVS; from the coding sequence GTGGTCGAAACCGCGACCGGGCGTGCGCTCGCCTCGAAGAGCGCTCAATTCGACCTCTCGCGCAGGCGGCTGCAGATCACCGACAAGCGCGGGCAGTGGCTCGCGATGACCAAGTGGGACCGTCTGGGCCCCGTGCTCGGCGGCAGCAGCGACGACGTCGCCTCACGGCTCGTCGCCTCCGGCGCCCGGCTGGCCGACGACATGAAGGCGTGGGGCTACCCGCTGTACCTCGTCGGCGGCATGCTGCTGGGCATGGTCCGCGGCGGCAAGCTGCTGCCGCACGATGACGACATCGACTTCGCATTCCTTTCCGATGCGACCGACCCGGCAGAGCTCGGGCGGATCAGCTACGAGATGGAGCGGCGCCTGAGCGCAGCGGGCTACACGGTGGTCCGCCACAGCCTCGCCCACCTCGAGCTCGTGTTCTTCGACGCGCAGGGTCAGGTCGACCACTACATCGACATCTTCACGGGTTTCTTCCACAAAGGCCTCTACTGTCAGCCGTTCGCTCTGCGCGGATCCGAGGTCACGCGCGAAGACCTGGTGCCCACCAAAGACATCGTCATCGGCGGTGTGCCGCTGCCCGCTCCCGCCAACCCCGAGGCATGGCTGGCCTACGCGTACGGCGAGAGCTGGCGCATCCCCGACCCGACGTTCAAGTTCGTCGTCGATCCCGGCACCAAGCATCGTTTCGACAGCTGGTTCGGCGTGTTCAACCGTGGCCGGTTCTTCTGGGAGAAGCACTGGCAGGGCGAAGAGCGTTCACTGGGATCGACTGCCGGAGCCCGTGCTGTCGCGCGGATGAAGAAGAAGCTCCCCGCAGGCAGCCACGTGCTCGATCTCGGCTGCGGGGACGGCCGATGGGGCCAAGAGCTTGCCGCCGCCGGACACACGGTGGTCGGTGTCGATTTCAGCTTCGAAGCGCTGCGGGTCGCGACATCCAATGACGAGCACGGAGTGCGCTACGAGCGGGTCAACGCGAACGACCGGGCCGCACTGCTCGCGCTCGGCACGGATCTGCTGGCAAGCGGCGCGCGCTGGCACGTGTTGATCAGCGACGTGCTGCACGGCCTCACGTTCGCCAACCGCATGAATGTCTACCTGCTGCTCAAACTTCTGCTCACCCCCGGTATGCGCGCGGTGGTCAGCTTCGACTCGCACCGCAGCAGCCGATACGAGCGCGCCGACCCGCGGACGTGGGACTACGGGCTGGACAAGTTCGACGAAGAGCTCGCCGAGAGCGGCCTGGCCGCCCAACGCGTTCGCACACGCCTGCGCAAGTCCGAAGTCGGCTGGCGCCGATATGTGACGGCGGAGATCGTCGCCGTGCCCTCGCGAAGCATCGGACAAGCGTGGACGACCGAGAGACCGGAGAATGTGTCATGA
- a CDS encoding bifunctional cytidylyltransferase/SDR family oxidoreductase — translation MSAPTRTVAVVLAGGIGVRVGLGIPKQLIKIAGKAIVEHTLESLQASDLIDEIVVMMNAASISELDHLLAGDRFSKLSRILPGGETRSDTTQLALAALDGDDTKVLLHDAVRPFIDDRIIRDCVDALERYDAVDTAIPSADTIIRLGETGHIDDIPDRARLRRGQTPQAFRLGTIRRAYELARQDPQFRATDDCGVVFHYLPEVPIFVVEGTAENMKVTEPIDIDIADKIFQLQSASLALDTRPETLPDLRDKTVVVFGGSYGIGQSVVNLAEGAGARVHEFSRSTTGTDVRSTDQITAALDAVAAADGRIDIVVVTAGLLRVQRLAEAPLDSLLETIDTNLIAPVVIARAAFRHLERSRGQMLLFTSSSYTRGRAGYGVYSATKAGVVNLTQALSEEWAGSGVRINCINPQRTHTPMRTSAFGDEPAGSLLAADDVARVTLNVAASELTGQVVTVKVAAMRRGGVTA, via the coding sequence ATGTCTGCACCGACCCGCACGGTTGCCGTTGTCCTCGCTGGTGGAATCGGGGTGCGTGTCGGACTCGGCATCCCGAAACAGCTCATCAAGATCGCGGGAAAAGCCATCGTCGAGCACACGCTGGAATCCCTGCAGGCGAGCGACCTCATCGACGAGATCGTCGTGATGATGAACGCCGCCTCGATCAGCGAACTCGATCACCTGCTCGCGGGGGACCGCTTCTCGAAGCTGAGTCGCATCCTGCCCGGCGGCGAGACGCGCAGCGACACGACGCAGCTGGCGCTGGCGGCACTGGACGGCGATGACACGAAGGTCCTGCTGCACGACGCTGTACGTCCGTTCATCGACGACCGCATCATCCGCGACTGCGTGGACGCGCTGGAGAGGTACGACGCGGTGGACACGGCGATCCCCTCCGCCGACACCATCATCAGGCTCGGCGAGACCGGGCACATCGACGACATCCCCGACCGTGCCCGGCTGCGCCGCGGGCAGACACCGCAAGCCTTCCGCCTGGGCACGATCCGCCGCGCCTACGAGCTCGCCCGCCAGGACCCGCAGTTCCGCGCGACCGACGACTGCGGTGTCGTGTTCCACTACCTTCCCGAGGTGCCGATCTTCGTGGTCGAAGGCACGGCCGAGAACATGAAGGTCACCGAGCCGATCGACATCGACATCGCCGACAAGATCTTCCAGCTGCAGTCGGCCTCGCTCGCGCTCGACACCCGGCCTGAGACACTGCCCGACCTACGGGACAAGACTGTCGTCGTCTTCGGCGGCAGCTACGGAATCGGCCAGAGCGTGGTGAACCTCGCCGAGGGTGCCGGGGCGCGGGTGCATGAATTCAGCCGATCCACGACCGGCACCGATGTGCGCAGCACCGACCAGATCACCGCGGCACTCGACGCCGTCGCCGCCGCCGACGGCCGCATCGACATCGTTGTGGTCACGGCCGGCCTGCTGCGCGTGCAGAGGCTCGCCGAGGCGCCCTTGGACAGCCTGCTGGAGACCATCGATACGAACCTCATCGCACCGGTCGTGATCGCCCGCGCGGCCTTCAGACACCTCGAACGCAGCCGTGGGCAGATGCTGCTTTTCACCTCGAGTTCGTACACACGCGGGCGCGCCGGCTACGGCGTCTATTCTGCAACCAAGGCCGGGGTCGTGAACCTCACCCAAGCGCTGTCAGAGGAGTGGGCAGGATCGGGCGTGCGCATCAATTGCATCAATCCGCAGCGCACGCACACCCCGATGCGCACGAGCGCGTTCGGCGATGAGCCCGCGGGCAGCCTGCTTGCCGCGGACGACGTCGCTCGGGTCACCCTGAATGTCGCCGCGTCCGAGCTGACCGGTCAGGTAGTGACGGTCAAAGTCGCCGCCATGCGTCGCGGCGGCGTCACCGCTTAG
- a CDS encoding CDP-glycerol glycerophosphotransferase family protein, producing the protein MSFLRSVLRRSRILQRWRFGPYSIAYQVVSKLTRVRPDRVVFLSDSRADYTGNFRFLREEIARQSPDAEIIGLFKRSMRARRPIRDILRLPWYTATAQTIVLDDFYPLIYPFRIRPETRLLQVWHAAGAFKRVGYSREGLPGGPTPGSIIHRNYTDATVSSEAIRPNYAEAFGIPESRVKALGVPRTDIFFDEQAVAQANREVRARYGIGDDTRIALYAPTFRGNGQLTATFDYDAIDWKALAGELGDGWAVMVKMHPFVSPLAVARPGTEGVIDVTADREITRLLMAADVLITDYSSTIFEYALLRRPIVFFCPDLEQYTADRDFYYPFADYVTGPLVTDGADLADAIRHAHHGADQEAFLQRFMGACDGHSTERITRELILNPRSTGRPEAAAPGGSAPAPTRVENAMGLRLIVAHAARIGLNVAYAPLRLLPRRRKVVMISREHESVPDDFVDLKAAITRADPSVEVVTLVRMVPPGALAKVGYAFHMLTQLYHVATSRVLVIDTYAMVASLLRHGPELTVIQIWHALGAFKKFGLSILDHDEGRDRRLAKAMRMHQGYDLVLASGESARAPFAEALGTPIDNVIAAPLPRVDRLLDPQRREQTRERIFDIHPHLRGARVAVFAPTFRLDGTVTVDATALARALDQADIHLVVKVHPLMPIDFGPEVDTAPGFTTQELLQVADLFITDYSSALYEAAVLSIPCYFLAPDLDAYIASRDFYLDYRRDLPGPILRDLDALIAAIEAGEGTHERSVAFAQHWVGTPPMDGSTTPCADAIAQLAVAAVRPRPRSGTGRD; encoded by the coding sequence ATGAGCTTCCTCCGAAGTGTGCTGCGCCGCAGCCGAATCCTTCAGAGATGGCGTTTCGGCCCGTATTCGATCGCCTACCAGGTCGTGTCCAAGCTCACGCGCGTGCGGCCCGACCGCGTCGTCTTCCTCTCGGATTCCCGCGCCGACTACACCGGGAACTTCCGGTTCCTTCGCGAAGAGATCGCGCGGCAGAGCCCGGATGCCGAGATCATCGGCCTGTTCAAGCGCAGCATGCGGGCGCGGAGGCCAATCCGCGACATCCTGCGCCTGCCCTGGTACACCGCCACAGCACAGACCATCGTGCTCGACGACTTCTACCCCCTGATCTACCCGTTCCGCATCCGCCCCGAGACCCGGCTGCTGCAGGTGTGGCACGCGGCCGGAGCCTTCAAGCGCGTCGGGTACAGCCGCGAAGGCCTGCCGGGCGGCCCGACCCCCGGCTCGATCATCCATCGCAACTACACCGACGCGACCGTCAGCAGCGAGGCCATCCGTCCCAACTACGCCGAAGCGTTCGGCATCCCCGAATCACGTGTGAAGGCGCTCGGCGTGCCGCGCACCGACATCTTCTTCGACGAACAGGCCGTCGCCCAGGCCAATCGCGAGGTGCGCGCACGCTACGGCATCGGCGACGACACTCGGATCGCGCTGTATGCGCCGACCTTCCGCGGCAACGGCCAGTTGACCGCGACGTTCGACTATGACGCGATCGATTGGAAGGCACTCGCGGGCGAACTCGGCGATGGCTGGGCCGTGATGGTGAAGATGCATCCGTTCGTCTCGCCGCTGGCTGTGGCCCGTCCCGGAACCGAGGGCGTCATCGACGTCACCGCCGATCGCGAGATCACGCGTCTGCTGATGGCCGCCGACGTGCTGATCACCGACTACTCCTCGACGATCTTCGAGTACGCGCTGCTGCGCCGCCCCATCGTGTTCTTCTGCCCCGACCTCGAGCAGTACACGGCAGACCGCGACTTCTACTACCCGTTCGCCGACTACGTCACCGGTCCCCTGGTCACCGACGGCGCCGATCTTGCCGACGCGATCCGACATGCACACCATGGAGCCGACCAAGAAGCGTTCCTGCAGCGTTTCATGGGTGCGTGCGACGGCCACTCGACCGAGCGGATCACGCGCGAGCTGATCCTCAACCCGCGCTCGACCGGTCGCCCCGAAGCGGCGGCTCCGGGTGGCAGCGCGCCGGCCCCGACGCGTGTCGAGAATGCCATGGGGCTGCGCCTGATCGTGGCCCACGCCGCCCGCATCGGTCTGAACGTCGCGTACGCTCCGCTGCGCCTGCTGCCGCGCCGACGCAAGGTGGTCATGATCAGCCGCGAGCACGAGTCCGTGCCGGACGACTTCGTCGATCTGAAAGCCGCCATCACGCGCGCGGACCCGTCGGTGGAGGTCGTCACGCTGGTCAGGATGGTCCCTCCCGGGGCACTTGCGAAGGTCGGCTACGCGTTCCACATGCTCACGCAGCTCTACCACGTCGCGACGTCCCGCGTTCTCGTCATCGACACCTATGCGATGGTGGCCAGCCTGCTGCGACACGGCCCAGAACTGACGGTCATCCAGATCTGGCATGCTCTGGGCGCGTTCAAGAAATTCGGACTCAGCATCCTCGACCACGATGAGGGACGCGATAGGCGTCTGGCGAAGGCGATGCGCATGCACCAGGGCTATGACCTCGTCCTCGCCAGCGGTGAGAGCGCCCGCGCACCGTTCGCCGAAGCGCTGGGCACCCCGATCGACAACGTCATCGCCGCTCCCCTCCCCCGGGTGGACAGACTGCTGGACCCTCAGCGGCGCGAGCAGACCCGTGAGCGCATCTTCGACATACACCCACACCTGCGCGGCGCGCGCGTGGCAGTGTTCGCTCCGACGTTCCGGCTCGACGGCACGGTGACGGTGGATGCCACGGCTCTGGCGCGCGCGCTGGATCAGGCGGACATTCATCTGGTCGTGAAGGTGCATCCGCTGATGCCCATCGACTTCGGGCCGGAGGTCGACACCGCACCGGGATTCACCACACAGGAACTGCTGCAGGTCGCGGACCTGTTCATCACCGACTATTCGTCGGCGCTGTACGAAGCGGCCGTGCTCAGCATCCCCTGCTATTTCCTCGCACCGGATCTCGATGCGTACATCGCATCACGCGACTTCTACCTCGACTACCGCCGGGATCTGCCAGGGCCGATCCTCCGTGACCTCGACGCGCTGATCGCCGCGATCGAAGCCGGCGAGGGCACCCATGAGCGGTCCGTGGCGTTCGCCCAGCACTGGGTCGGCACCCCTCCGATGGACGGGTCGACGACGCCGTGCGCCGATGCGATCGCGCAGCTTGCGGTCGCCGCGGTCCGCCCTCGCCCCCGGTCCGGCACCGGGCGCGACTGA
- a CDS encoding DUF4012 domain-containing protein, with protein sequence MPRPATSGRYRVDRIGSHEARVRRRRWPWITPLVIVGGIGIIAGVFGVQAITVQHDLLTAKSELSSLGHYVKSGDSAKIDAVGDNVLKLTRDANSTVRGPLWQMASGIPLVGQNVDAVRRATEATSILAEGALPAGVKLLSSLRIDKMSVSGGGVDLEPIEKAATSLPEINAAFASAKTKLDGVDRASLLPFVDSAIGSLFDVMDQAGPVLKDVQHYLPTLLKVAGADGPRTYMLIFQNNAESRATGGLPAATAIVNVDNGHLKLQEQTSTFTFPRDRQVIFPPEQTQSIYEADTFKGFGNFSRTPNFPTTGEAFAALWHNTTGGELDGVISLDPVVLSHMLEVTGPIKTADGRKLTSDNVVEALLYDAYIRYKGNTNQDAFFSDVAARVFLKLSSGDWDITKMLDQLGASVSEHRLYAWFPREAEQNMAVEMKMDGTMTVDNKKATEVGIYINDAAYSKLEFFMKTSMNVTCDVAKRTVTTSLTIANSVPMTGLTSYQLGIRNKRYQIPREDFVQDIMFSAPPGAEITKMDPEQGDAWDGRRSGVENGHEAQVVRIFVPHEQTRTVSFTVKLPKGQLGPLLARTTPTVTTTPVSIAPTCAPLFTAP encoded by the coding sequence GTGCCCAGACCCGCCACCTCCGGACGCTACCGCGTGGACCGCATCGGTTCACACGAGGCGCGCGTTCGGCGACGGCGCTGGCCGTGGATCACACCTCTGGTGATCGTCGGCGGCATCGGCATCATCGCTGGTGTGTTCGGGGTCCAGGCGATCACGGTGCAGCATGATCTGCTCACAGCCAAGTCCGAGCTGTCATCGCTGGGTCATTACGTCAAGAGCGGTGACTCCGCAAAGATCGACGCCGTCGGAGACAACGTCCTCAAGCTGACGCGTGACGCGAACTCGACCGTTCGCGGCCCGCTCTGGCAGATGGCCTCGGGCATCCCTCTCGTCGGTCAGAACGTCGATGCCGTGCGTCGGGCAACCGAGGCCACCAGCATCCTCGCGGAAGGCGCGCTGCCTGCCGGGGTGAAGCTGCTCAGCTCGCTGCGCATCGACAAGATGTCGGTCAGCGGCGGTGGCGTCGACCTGGAACCGATCGAGAAGGCCGCCACGTCGCTGCCCGAGATCAACGCGGCATTCGCGAGCGCGAAGACGAAGCTCGACGGGGTGGACCGCGCCTCGCTGCTGCCGTTCGTCGACAGTGCGATCGGCTCACTGTTCGATGTCATGGATCAGGCCGGGCCGGTCTTGAAAGACGTGCAGCACTACCTGCCCACGCTGCTGAAGGTCGCCGGCGCCGATGGCCCTCGCACCTACATGCTGATCTTCCAGAACAATGCGGAATCCCGCGCCACCGGGGGCCTGCCTGCGGCGACAGCGATCGTGAACGTCGACAACGGCCACCTCAAGCTGCAGGAGCAGACCTCGACGTTCACGTTCCCACGCGACCGCCAGGTGATCTTCCCGCCGGAGCAGACCCAGTCGATCTACGAAGCCGACACGTTCAAAGGGTTCGGCAACTTCAGCCGCACCCCGAACTTCCCGACCACCGGTGAGGCGTTCGCGGCGCTGTGGCACAACACGACCGGCGGCGAGCTCGACGGCGTGATCTCGCTGGATCCGGTCGTGCTCTCGCACATGCTCGAAGTCACCGGCCCGATCAAGACCGCCGACGGGCGCAAACTGACCAGCGACAATGTGGTCGAAGCGCTGCTGTATGACGCGTACATCCGCTACAAGGGCAATACGAACCAGGACGCCTTCTTCAGCGACGTCGCCGCCCGGGTGTTCCTCAAGCTGTCGTCGGGTGACTGGGACATCACGAAGATGCTCGACCAGCTGGGCGCCTCGGTCAGTGAGCATCGGCTGTACGCGTGGTTCCCACGCGAAGCGGAGCAGAACATGGCCGTCGAGATGAAGATGGACGGCACCATGACCGTCGACAACAAGAAGGCCACAGAGGTCGGCATCTACATCAACGACGCGGCCTACAGCAAGCTCGAGTTCTTCATGAAGACGTCGATGAACGTCACGTGCGACGTCGCGAAGCGCACCGTGACCACGTCGCTGACGATCGCCAACAGCGTGCCGATGACCGGCTTGACCAGTTATCAGCTGGGCATCCGCAACAAGCGCTACCAGATTCCGCGCGAGGACTTCGTCCAGGACATCATGTTCTCCGCCCCGCCGGGAGCCGAGATCACCAAGATGGACCCCGAACAGGGCGACGCGTGGGACGGGCGGCGCAGCGGTGTCGAGAACGGACACGAGGCGCAGGTCGTGCGCATCTTCGTGCCGCACGAGCAGACCCGCACGGTGTCGTTCACGGTGAAGCTGCCCAAGGGCCAGCTCGGCCCGCTGCTGGCGCGCACGACGCCGACGGTGACCACCACGCCGGTCTCGATCGCGCCGACGTGCGCCCCGCTGTTCACCGCACCCTGA
- a CDS encoding O-antigen ligase family protein, which produces MTTPHPPRWLPELLRSAGMARAFTLATFATVFASYAIQWIAGVVTFITIVSGLCVVGVGMLVARRRELSFLRLVPISLLVFVSWLLLSLIWSTSPADTLTGCVALLGVAVIAIVIGHVRDTLQTVRALGDVMRWLLSISLALEIVIGILMRTPVHWFGIAGNIAQLGPVQGLFSSRNMLGFVAVIALVTFVVEWRTASIRPGLAVFSVAVGGVLAFLSGSPTVLVVAAAVGIATAALALVRRVHAHDRVAVQWVLGGIVAVGLGTAYILRHQIIAAAGSDFSIRANLWRVLSVYVRYHPVEGFGWFGTWPVEQYPFVSINFTLGKHYTTALNAYADLVLQVGWLGLFLFVGMAGIALIRSWLVAGERRATVYAWTPLVLVALLSNSLFESFTLSGAGWLVLVVCVVRAGQSRSWRERMDAVAADDAQLPDIAEGNADDE; this is translated from the coding sequence GTGACCACTCCCCACCCGCCCCGCTGGCTGCCCGAGCTGCTGCGGTCGGCAGGCATGGCGCGCGCCTTCACGCTGGCCACGTTCGCGACGGTGTTCGCCTCGTACGCGATCCAGTGGATCGCCGGAGTCGTGACGTTCATCACGATCGTCAGCGGGCTGTGCGTCGTAGGGGTCGGGATGCTGGTGGCCCGACGCCGTGAGCTCTCGTTCCTGCGGCTCGTGCCCATCTCGCTGCTGGTCTTCGTGAGCTGGCTGCTGCTGAGCCTCATCTGGAGCACCTCCCCCGCCGACACCCTCACCGGCTGCGTGGCCCTGCTCGGGGTGGCGGTGATCGCCATCGTCATCGGCCATGTGCGCGACACCCTGCAGACGGTGCGAGCGCTCGGCGACGTCATGCGCTGGCTGCTGTCGATCTCGCTGGCCCTCGAGATCGTGATCGGCATCCTGATGCGCACCCCCGTGCATTGGTTCGGCATCGCCGGCAACATCGCGCAGCTGGGACCCGTCCAGGGTCTGTTCAGCAGCCGCAACATGCTGGGATTCGTCGCGGTGATCGCTCTGGTGACCTTCGTCGTCGAGTGGCGCACGGCATCCATTCGACCGGGCCTTGCCGTGTTCTCGGTCGCCGTGGGCGGAGTGCTCGCGTTCCTGAGCGGTTCGCCCACGGTCCTGGTGGTCGCCGCCGCCGTCGGCATCGCCACCGCCGCCCTCGCGCTCGTGCGCCGCGTGCACGCGCACGACCGTGTCGCGGTGCAGTGGGTGCTCGGTGGCATCGTGGCGGTGGGGCTGGGCACCGCCTACATCCTGCGCCACCAGATCATCGCCGCGGCCGGGTCGGACTTCTCGATCCGCGCGAACCTGTGGCGCGTGCTCTCGGTCTATGTGCGCTACCACCCGGTCGAGGGTTTCGGCTGGTTCGGCACGTGGCCGGTGGAGCAGTACCCGTTCGTCTCGATCAACTTCACGCTGGGCAAGCACTACACCACGGCGCTGAACGCCTATGCCGACCTCGTGCTGCAGGTCGGCTGGCTCGGGCTGTTCCTGTTCGTCGGGATGGCCGGCATCGCGCTGATCCGCTCCTGGCTGGTCGCCGGCGAGCGCCGCGCCACGGTCTACGCCTGGACGCCGCTGGTGCTGGTGGCGCTGCTGTCGAACTCGCTGTTCGAGAGCTTCACCCTCTCGGGCGCAGGCTGGCTCGTGCTGGTGGTGTGCGTCGTGCGCGCCGGTCAGTCGCGATCGTGGCGGGAGCGGATGGATGCCGTGGCCGCCGACGATGCGCAGCTGCCCGACATCGCCGAGGGCAACGCCGACGACGAGTGA
- a CDS encoding O-antigen ligase family protein, which yields MAVNSKHPSAPAPSAPVREKTRHIMLRGWCILVLFLALSGVSWVNAFGNDVAVAITALSAVVSAVLWFLVRPPVNWRRLPWHVAAYLAWAGLSMFWSAWLGVSALTWALLVITTLQGLFVAAILTWREVVRAIGSALKWCLGLSLLFELVVAVFVRGPVLPGFIIPDEHGLDPIVFWCRGNLFDGGRIQGIFGSANPLAAVCLLAIIVFAIRIADRAPRRIMFGVWIVVAAYLMYRASSATIYLAAVGVAAVLIAALVMRRADTPGARTPRYIAFAVIGVAGLAAAWFARDTIFSLLGRSSTLTGRGGIWQDVIDRASQRPVVGWGFATPWIQADPHFDGWIIDHGQSVLQAHNVWLDVWLQLGIVGIVLLALLYLAFLWRAWFFAVDRPRWDLRADRPYSPLTLLPTLVGTLLLVQGLAESEPLLLWGWMFVAMLAFKIKQSPHVGVGPIEQRMAIERGEPIAESAGRGR from the coding sequence ATGGCCGTGAACTCGAAGCACCCTTCCGCGCCCGCGCCGTCGGCGCCCGTGCGTGAGAAGACGCGGCACATCATGCTGCGCGGCTGGTGCATCCTCGTGCTGTTCCTGGCCCTGTCGGGCGTGTCATGGGTCAACGCGTTCGGCAATGATGTCGCGGTCGCCATCACCGCGCTGTCGGCGGTGGTCTCGGCCGTCCTCTGGTTCCTGGTGCGCCCGCCGGTGAACTGGCGCCGCCTGCCGTGGCACGTGGCGGCCTACCTCGCTTGGGCGGGACTGTCGATGTTCTGGTCCGCATGGCTGGGCGTGTCGGCGCTGACGTGGGCGCTGCTGGTCATCACGACGCTGCAGGGGCTGTTCGTGGCGGCCATCCTCACGTGGCGTGAGGTGGTGCGCGCCATCGGGTCGGCCCTGAAATGGTGCTTGGGCCTGTCGCTCCTGTTCGAACTGGTGGTCGCCGTCTTCGTGCGCGGCCCGGTGCTGCCGGGCTTCATAATCCCCGACGAGCACGGTCTTGACCCCATCGTGTTCTGGTGCCGCGGCAACCTGTTCGACGGCGGCCGCATCCAGGGCATCTTCGGCAGCGCCAACCCGCTGGCGGCCGTGTGTCTGCTGGCCATCATCGTCTTCGCGATCCGCATCGCCGACCGCGCCCCACGGCGCATCATGTTCGGCGTGTGGATCGTCGTGGCCGCCTATCTCATGTACCGCGCCTCCTCGGCCACGATCTACCTCGCCGCGGTGGGCGTTGCGGCCGTCCTGATCGCGGCACTGGTCATGCGCCGCGCCGACACGCCCGGGGCGCGCACCCCCCGCTACATCGCGTTCGCCGTCATCGGGGTGGCAGGCCTTGCCGCGGCCTGGTTCGCGCGCGACACGATCTTCTCGCTGCTCGGCCGCTCATCGACCCTCACCGGTCGCGGAGGCATCTGGCAAGACGTGATCGACCGCGCAAGCCAGCGCCCGGTGGTGGGCTGGGGCTTCGCGACGCCGTGGATCCAGGCCGACCCGCACTTCGACGGCTGGATCATCGACCACGGCCAGTCGGTCCTGCAGGCACACAACGTGTGGCTCGACGTCTGGCTGCAGCTGGGCATCGTCGGCATCGTGCTGCTGGCGCTGCTGTACCTGGCGTTCCTGTGGCGCGCGTGGTTCTTCGCCGTCGACCGCCCCCGCTGGGATCTGCGCGCCGACCGCCCCTACTCGCCGCTGACGCTGCTGCCGACCCTGGTGGGCACGCTGCTGCTCGTGCAGGGCCTCGCCGAGTCCGAACCGCTGCTGCTGTGGGGCTGGATGTTCGTGGCCATGCTCGCCTTCAAGATCAAGCAGTCCCCTCACGTGGGGGTCGGTCCCATCGAGCAGCGGATGGCGATCGAGCGCGGTGAGCCGATCGCCGAGTCCGCAGGCAGAGGGCGCTGA
- a CDS encoding WhiB family transcriptional regulator, which yields MTGAQYRSGVPADWYVDPIELGVPGIRPPVEEDNPLAWQADALCAQTDPEAFFPEKGGSTRDAKRVCASCPVRDQCLEYALHNDERFGIWGGLSERERRKLKRRAS from the coding sequence ATGACGGGCGCACAGTACCGCTCAGGCGTTCCCGCAGATTGGTATGTCGATCCGATCGAGCTGGGAGTGCCGGGCATTCGGCCACCGGTAGAAGAAGACAATCCGCTCGCATGGCAGGCTGACGCCCTGTGTGCGCAGACGGACCCAGAGGCGTTCTTCCCTGAGAAGGGGGGATCGACACGCGACGCCAAACGTGTCTGCGCATCATGCCCGGTGCGTGATCAGTGCCTCGAGTACGCGCTGCACAACGACGAGCGTTTCGGGATCTGGGGGGGTCTCAGCGAACGCGAGCGCCGCAAGCTCAAGCGTCGCGCCAGCTGA